In one Pseudomonas sp. Bout1 genomic region, the following are encoded:
- the feaR gene encoding transcriptional regulator FeaR: MNTVMHTGARGFEEWNHHLSSSCGTFHAEPPLEQGSVTFAGSILPSTSANALCAGARIVSNCHHVHRQQSDIRRDDRDFYYLVMQMKGSGVMCQDNGQTVLNPNDLVLLDVNKPCDFYFTGLSDQLSLTIPRHHIESRFRHRQILLNHRIAAGSRLGALTGMLAQQLFDVGEAEACESEAMLDALLALMRPSVSENPRLNGAYQQQTQAFMLKKAKACIEAQLINSALSPSMVADRVGTSVRNLHRLFANCGTTIGRYILERRLEQCAEDLKRHGAYEKVSSVAYNWGFNDVSHFSRSFKARFGVSPRAFRLQKPA, from the coding sequence ATGAACACGGTCATGCATACGGGCGCACGGGGCTTTGAAGAGTGGAATCATCACCTGTCCAGCAGCTGCGGAACCTTCCATGCCGAACCGCCCCTTGAACAGGGCTCGGTGACTTTTGCCGGCAGCATTCTTCCCTCTACGAGTGCCAACGCCCTCTGCGCTGGCGCCAGAATCGTCAGCAACTGCCATCACGTGCACCGGCAACAGAGTGATATTCGGCGTGACGATCGGGACTTTTACTACCTGGTCATGCAAATGAAAGGTTCTGGCGTGATGTGCCAGGACAACGGGCAGACCGTTCTCAACCCCAATGACCTGGTACTGCTTGACGTCAACAAGCCATGCGATTTCTATTTCACCGGGCTCTCGGATCAGCTGTCGCTGACCATTCCTCGGCATCACATCGAGTCGCGGTTTCGTCACCGGCAGATCTTGCTTAACCACCGTATCGCGGCGGGCTCAAGGCTGGGAGCGCTGACGGGCATGCTTGCGCAACAACTGTTTGATGTGGGAGAGGCCGAAGCCTGTGAGTCCGAGGCGATGCTCGATGCCCTGCTGGCGCTGATGCGGCCCAGCGTAAGTGAAAACCCAAGGCTGAACGGCGCGTATCAACAACAGACCCAGGCGTTCATGTTGAAAAAAGCCAAGGCGTGCATAGAGGCGCAACTGATCAATAGTGCCCTCTCGCCTTCAATGGTGGCTGATCGGGTGGGCACATCGGTGCGCAACCTGCACCGCTTGTTCGCCAACTGCGGCACCACCATTGGTCGCTACATTCTGGAAAGAAGGCTGGAACAGTGCGCTGAAGACCTCAAGCGCCACGGTGCCTACGAAAAGGTCTCCAGCGTGGCATACAACTGGGGGTTCAATGACGTGAGCCATTTTTCCCGGTCTTTCAAGGCACGTTTCGGTGTGTCACCGAGGGCGTTTCGCCTGCAAAAGCCAGCCTGA
- a CDS encoding FAD-binding oxidoreductase, whose protein sequence is MLSVETPTTYYTATRKYDLKFPDLEADIEADVVVIGGGFSGVNTALELAERGVTNVVVLEARYLGFGGSGRNGGHVMAGIGHDLEKIRKDVGEDGLRAIFEISDQGAAIIKSRIDKYAIDADFRQGYGYLGFNKRQGKLLQAWEKEYKELSPDCEIAYLEGADVKKIIGSEAYSCALMHMGNGHIHSLNLLLGEAKALVSHGGRVFENTPVLEVTYGDTIHVRTAKGSVRAKKILWSCGAFLDRLEPELHKTMISTYAFQLVTEPLSDALIEQISPIRGAFSDIRPVIDYFRVTNENRLLFGAATYCIDYIPNNLKAWNRKLMLNIFPYLKDVKIDLAWGGPMECSANLFPQIGTLPGRPNAFYVQGYSGFGVTPSHVVSRVLAEGIMGGSKHYAVMSSIPRTQIYGKEQFRSLICTFGKVTHQLGGYFNGRR, encoded by the coding sequence ATGCTCTCTGTAGAAACGCCAACCACTTACTACACAGCCACGCGTAAGTACGACCTGAAATTCCCCGACCTTGAGGCAGATATCGAGGCTGATGTCGTCGTCATCGGTGGCGGGTTTTCCGGTGTCAATACTGCCCTTGAGCTGGCAGAGCGGGGCGTCACCAACGTTGTGGTGCTTGAAGCGCGTTACCTGGGGTTCGGAGGGTCGGGGCGCAACGGCGGGCACGTCATGGCCGGGATCGGTCATGACCTGGAAAAAATCCGCAAGGACGTGGGCGAAGACGGCCTTCGTGCGATCTTCGAAATCAGCGACCAGGGCGCTGCCATTATCAAAAGCCGTATCGATAAATACGCTATCGACGCGGATTTTCGCCAGGGCTATGGCTACCTTGGCTTCAATAAGCGCCAAGGCAAACTGCTGCAGGCCTGGGAAAAGGAATACAAGGAACTGAGCCCGGATTGCGAGATCGCCTATCTGGAAGGTGCCGATGTGAAAAAGATCATTGGTTCCGAGGCCTACAGTTGCGCGTTGATGCACATGGGTAACGGCCATATCCACTCCTTGAACCTGCTGCTGGGTGAGGCCAAGGCGCTGGTCAGTCATGGCGGCCGCGTGTTTGAAAACACGCCGGTCCTGGAAGTGACCTACGGCGACACCATCCATGTGCGTACCGCCAAGGGGTCGGTTCGGGCCAAAAAAATTCTTTGGTCATGCGGCGCGTTTCTTGATCGGCTGGAACCGGAACTGCACAAGACCATGATCAGTACGTACGCCTTCCAACTGGTGACGGAGCCGCTTTCAGACGCGCTGATTGAACAGATCAGTCCGATTCGTGGGGCCTTCAGTGATATACGCCCGGTGATCGATTACTTCCGGGTCACCAATGAGAATCGGCTGCTATTTGGCGCAGCCACTTACTGCATCGACTACATCCCCAACAATTTGAAGGCGTGGAATCGCAAGTTGATGTTGAACATCTTCCCTTATCTCAAAGACGTAAAAATCGACCTGGCCTGGGGAGGGCCAATGGAGTGTTCGGCCAACCTGTTTCCGCAGATTGGTACCTTGCCGGGGCGCCCTAACGCGTTCTACGTCCAGGGGTATTCGGGCTTCGGCGTTACCCCAAGCCATGTGGTCAGCCGGGTGCTTGCTGAAGGCATCATGGGCGGTTCAAAACATTACGCCGTCATGAGCTCGATTCCCCGGACCCAAATTTACGGGAAGGAACAATTTCGGTCGCTGATTTGCACGTTCGGCAAGGTCACGCACCAACTCGGCGGCTATTTCAACGGCCGCCGCTGA